A part of Maridesulfovibrio hydrothermalis AM13 = DSM 14728 genomic DNA contains:
- a CDS encoding Lrp/AsnC family transcriptional regulator produces MAKKFSDLENNILAFAGTNLSESATPYADIAEQAGTDEQTVIELLSRLKDDKIIRRFGATLRHQKAGYGANAMVAWRVEEDQDPEGVGELMAARPEISHCYLRKTYDDWPYNLYTMIHGKGPDDCKNVVKELMEQTGITDHSILRSLKEMKKTSMVYFEQK; encoded by the coding sequence ATGGCAAAAAAATTTAGTGACCTTGAAAATAATATTCTGGCGTTTGCAGGTACTAATCTGAGTGAAAGTGCTACCCCTTACGCAGATATCGCCGAGCAGGCAGGGACCGATGAGCAGACCGTCATCGAACTTTTAAGCAGGCTCAAAGATGATAAGATTATCCGTCGTTTCGGTGCTACATTGCGCCATCAGAAAGCCGGCTACGGCGCAAATGCCATGGTCGCATGGCGGGTGGAGGAAGATCAGGATCCTGAAGGGGTCGGTGAATTAATGGCCGCGCGCCCTGAAATCAGTCATTGTTATCTGCGTAAGACTTATGATGACTGGCCGTACAATCTCTATACAATGATCCATGGTAAAGGGCCGGATGACTGCAAGAATGTGGTCAAAGAACTTATGGAGCAGACCGGAATTACCGACCACAGCATACTGCGCAGTCTTAAAGAGATGAAAAAGACCTCTATGGTTTATTTCGAACAAAAATAG
- a CDS encoding cytochrome c3 family protein, with protein MPGNPKKTGKSGFSRRWRWGVVSGLLIAVITVLASGYMVDVTNTDIFCQTCHAMKPFRASWKKSVHGGENPQGFAAQCVDCHLPHGNFVEYMTTKAITGTHDVIMNLIIDPAEFDWAANAEKNRLKFTYDNACRHCHVQLEPRGVKPGALLAHRAYLYGQTDKKCASCHPHVGHKNMIEMANKFFEKDL; from the coding sequence ATGCCGGGAAACCCTAAGAAGACAGGGAAAAGCGGATTCAGTCGCAGATGGCGTTGGGGAGTTGTATCGGGACTTCTGATTGCAGTGATCACGGTGCTTGCCTCCGGTTACATGGTAGACGTAACGAACACTGATATATTTTGTCAGACCTGTCATGCCATGAAACCGTTCCGGGCTTCTTGGAAAAAATCCGTGCATGGAGGGGAGAACCCGCAGGGCTTCGCAGCACAATGCGTTGACTGTCATCTTCCGCACGGTAATTTTGTGGAATATATGACCACAAAAGCCATCACCGGGACACATGACGTAATCATGAATCTCATCATCGACCCGGCCGAATTCGACTGGGCCGCCAATGCAGAGAAGAACAGGCTTAAGTTTACATATGACAATGCTTGCAGGCATTGCCATGTGCAACTTGAACCACGCGGTGTTAAACCGGGTGCTCTTCTCGCCCACCGGGCTTATCTCTATGGGCAGACCGACAAGAAATGCGCAAGTTGTCACCCGCATGTCGGTCACAAAAACATGATTGAAATGGCCAACAAGTTCTTCGAAAAGGACTTATGA
- a CDS encoding cytochrome c3 family protein: MKKTLLICMVTAALVCAFALPSLYAVDAPGDMVLKAPAGAKMTKSPVDFSHKGHAAVDCTKCHHNWDGKAAIKKCSNEGCHVDTSKKGKKKPDSFYSAFHAKADFSCVGCHKALKKAKEKTGPTKCGDCHPKKKK; encoded by the coding sequence ATGAAGAAGACCCTGCTTATCTGCATGGTAACAGCTGCTCTGGTATGTGCATTTGCGCTGCCCAGCCTGTACGCTGTAGACGCCCCCGGCGATATGGTTCTTAAAGCACCCGCAGGTGCTAAAATGACCAAGTCCCCTGTGGATTTTTCTCACAAAGGACATGCCGCTGTTGACTGTACTAAGTGTCACCACAATTGGGACGGCAAAGCTGCTATTAAAAAATGTTCTAACGAAGGTTGTCACGTTGACACCAGTAAAAAAGGCAAGAAAAAGCCTGACTCTTTCTACTCTGCTTTCCATGCTAAAGCCGATTTCAGCTGTGTAGGCTGTCATAAGGCTCTGAAGAAGGCTAAAGAGAAGACTGGTCCTACTAAGTGTGGCGATTGTCACCCCAAGAAAAAGAAATAA
- a CDS encoding multiheme c-type cytochrome, with the protein MLKQMIKVMTVTMLIALSAALAYAATEPFPNLAPKELVVKRGFSKEATNCIECHAKKTPGIVENWKMGKMAHATVSCYDCHIVEKNSPMASQCEGLKGTGLFISPMVSSKTCSRCHPQEVDQFLKSGHARLSGVPVIESKKFIKLMYYYEGAEFIGVKAGSGTSMASRASGCQMCHGTQVELGPDNKPINNTWPGGVGTRYPDGSIGTCTVCHTRHMFSIKEARKPEACASCHLGPDHPQAEIYEESKHGQIFAAHGEDWKWDSAPDTWQPGDYDAPTCAVCHMSGIGELSTSHNVNERLKWDLMHKKSVIRSGERGDGEKGDKLMRKVCVNCHGQTHTDVQRQLLDDAVALYNTYWDGAVKMKKELADKGLLLTDDPWNDGFQELMYYLWHHCGRRARHGTAMNGPDYSHWHGFFQVFQVYKDMQKIHEYRLKNGKIEELSHVMSTGPL; encoded by the coding sequence ATGTTGAAACAGATGATTAAAGTTATGACAGTTACGATGCTTATCGCGCTGTCCGCAGCTCTCGCTTATGCTGCAACTGAACCTTTTCCCAACCTTGCACCTAAAGAACTGGTTGTAAAAAGGGGCTTTTCCAAAGAAGCTACAAACTGTATTGAGTGTCACGCCAAAAAAACACCCGGAATCGTTGAAAACTGGAAGATGGGTAAAATGGCGCATGCCACAGTATCTTGCTACGACTGCCATATCGTTGAAAAAAATTCACCCATGGCCAGCCAGTGTGAAGGTCTTAAAGGCACCGGCCTTTTTATCTCACCCATGGTTTCTTCTAAAACCTGTTCCCGCTGTCACCCGCAGGAAGTAGACCAGTTCCTCAAGAGCGGTCATGCCAGACTGTCCGGTGTTCCAGTTATTGAAAGTAAAAAGTTCATTAAACTTATGTACTACTACGAAGGTGCAGAGTTTATCGGTGTTAAAGCCGGCTCAGGTACAAGCATGGCTTCAAGGGCATCCGGTTGCCAGATGTGTCACGGTACACAGGTTGAACTCGGTCCCGATAACAAGCCTATCAACAACACATGGCCCGGCGGCGTAGGAACACGCTACCCTGACGGTTCCATCGGAACCTGTACCGTATGTCATACCAGACATATGTTCTCCATTAAAGAAGCCCGCAAGCCTGAAGCCTGCGCAAGCTGTCACCTCGGCCCTGACCATCCTCAGGCTGAGATTTATGAAGAGTCCAAGCATGGACAGATTTTCGCTGCACACGGCGAAGACTGGAAATGGGACAGTGCTCCTGACACATGGCAGCCCGGCGACTACGATGCACCGACCTGTGCAGTCTGCCATATGTCCGGTATCGGTGAGCTTTCCACCTCTCATAACGTTAATGAACGTCTCAAGTGGGATCTCATGCATAAGAAGAGCGTCATCCGCAGCGGCGAACGCGGCGACGGTGAAAAAGGCGATAAACTTATGCGCAAGGTCTGCGTAAACTGTCATGGACAGACTCATACCGATGTCCAGCGTCAGTTGCTTGATGATGCTGTAGCCCTCTACAACACCTATTGGGACGGCGCAGTGAAAATGAAGAAGGAACTTGCTGATAAGGGACTTCTGCTCACTGATGATCCGTGGAATGACGGTTTTCAGGAGCTGATGTACTATCTCTGGCATCATTGCGGTAGACGTGCCCGTCACGGTACTGCCATGAATGGCCCTGACTATTCACATTGGCACGGTTTCTTCCAGGTATTCCAGGTTTACAAAGATATGCAGAAAATCCATGAATACCGCTTGAAGAACGGTAAAATCGAGGAACTGTCTCATGTAATGAGCACCGGTCCTCTTTAA
- a CDS encoding NAD(P)H-dependent glycerol-3-phosphate dehydrogenase, translated as MKIAVIGAGAWGTTLANTLAKKGLDVNLWVREQELCDEMKETGYNSVFLPDYKLSENMKCDSDPQTVLGGADYYILVVPSQFMRASLIDLKPFFPKNPAVICASKGIELKTGAPMSEVVFEALEGLNPRYGHISGPTFAYELSAEMPTSITLGCEDKELAEEIQELFNTSYLRVYTNPDYRGVELGGAIKNIMAIAAGIADGLKFGHNARAALITRGIAEMSRLGVAMGATPSTFMGLSGMGDLVLTCTGDLSRNRQVGLKLGQGLKLNEILKMRMVAEGVKTTESVHFLAQKLGVEMPITEQVYKILYKDKNPEKAFLDLMNRDLKAE; from the coding sequence ATGAAGATTGCTGTCATCGGTGCCGGAGCATGGGGAACAACTCTGGCAAATACTCTGGCCAAAAAAGGGCTTGATGTTAACTTATGGGTCAGGGAGCAGGAATTATGTGATGAGATGAAAGAAACCGGGTACAACAGTGTCTTTCTTCCTGACTATAAACTTTCTGAAAACATGAAATGTGACAGCGATCCGCAGACAGTACTAGGCGGCGCTGATTATTATATCTTGGTTGTACCCAGCCAGTTTATGCGCGCCTCGCTCATAGATCTAAAGCCTTTCTTCCCGAAAAATCCGGCCGTAATCTGTGCGAGCAAAGGAATTGAACTTAAAACCGGCGCACCAATGTCGGAAGTTGTATTTGAAGCACTCGAAGGTCTAAACCCCAGATACGGACATATTTCAGGCCCGACTTTCGCATACGAACTTAGCGCGGAAATGCCTACTTCCATTACGCTCGGCTGTGAGGACAAAGAGCTGGCAGAAGAAATTCAGGAGCTTTTCAATACTTCATACCTGCGAGTATACACCAACCCTGATTACCGTGGAGTTGAACTCGGCGGAGCCATCAAAAATATTATGGCTATCGCAGCGGGTATAGCTGACGGCCTCAAATTCGGTCACAATGCCAGAGCCGCCCTCATCACCAGAGGAATAGCGGAAATGAGCAGACTCGGAGTTGCCATGGGAGCCACACCGTCCACTTTCATGGGACTTTCCGGCATGGGCGATCTCGTACTGACCTGCACAGGAGACCTTTCCCGCAACAGACAGGTGGGACTTAAACTGGGACAGGGGCTTAAGCTAAATGAAATTTTAAAAATGCGAATGGTTGCTGAAGGGGTTAAGACTACTGAGTCAGTACATTTCCTCGCTCAGAAACTTGGAGTGGAAATGCCCATTACCGAACAGGTTTATAAAATTTTATATAAAGACAAAAATCCGGAAAAAGCATTCCTTGATCTCATGAACCGTGACCTGAAGGCTGAATAA
- the hemL gene encoding glutamate-1-semialdehyde 2,1-aminomutase yields MTSSSELFKQAQKLLPGGVNSPVRACKSVGCDPLFIEKADGSRMWSVDGQELIDYVMSWGPMMLGHGYQAIKDAAHGAVDMGASYGAPCPGEVALAEEIIKMVPSIEMVRMVNSGTEATMSALRLARGVTGRDKVLKFDGCYHGHSDCFLASAGSGLATFSIPGTPGVPEGTVKDTLLAPYNDLEAVKAVFEKEGKNIAAIIVEPVAGNMGLVLPAEGFLQGLRDLCDEHGALLIFDEVITGFRVTAGGVGPRFGVEADLTTLGKIIGGGFPVGCYGGKKKYMNRISPCGDVYQAGTLSGNPVAMAAGVATLRALQQQDYDALEARTLKLAQDMKAALEANGFKMTLNHIASIFTLFFNGSDVTDFESAKKGDAEIYSSFYRHMREKGVNLAPSSFECTFTSFAHSEEDYEATLEAVRSFKG; encoded by the coding sequence ATGACCTCATCTTCTGAACTTTTCAAGCAGGCGCAGAAGCTTCTGCCCGGCGGTGTCAACAGTCCGGTCAGAGCGTGCAAAAGCGTTGGCTGTGATCCTCTTTTTATTGAAAAAGCTGACGGCAGCCGTATGTGGTCTGTCGATGGTCAGGAACTCATCGACTATGTAATGAGCTGGGGGCCGATGATGCTGGGGCACGGTTATCAAGCAATTAAGGATGCTGCCCACGGAGCAGTCGATATGGGCGCAAGCTACGGAGCACCCTGCCCCGGTGAGGTTGCCCTCGCTGAAGAAATTATCAAAATGGTCCCCTCCATTGAAATGGTTCGTATGGTTAATTCCGGAACTGAAGCAACTATGAGCGCCCTGCGTCTTGCCCGCGGCGTTACCGGACGTGATAAAGTCCTCAAATTTGACGGTTGCTATCATGGTCATAGCGATTGCTTTCTTGCCAGTGCAGGGTCCGGCTTGGCCACTTTCTCCATCCCCGGAACACCGGGTGTGCCCGAGGGAACAGTTAAGGACACTCTTCTTGCTCCCTACAATGATCTCGAAGCAGTAAAAGCCGTCTTTGAAAAAGAAGGTAAAAATATTGCAGCCATCATCGTGGAGCCTGTAGCCGGAAATATGGGCTTGGTGCTGCCGGCCGAAGGTTTTCTGCAGGGACTGCGAGATTTATGTGACGAACATGGCGCATTGCTTATCTTTGATGAAGTTATCACCGGATTTCGCGTAACAGCCGGCGGAGTCGGCCCCCGTTTCGGAGTCGAAGCTGATCTGACCACCCTCGGGAAAATTATCGGCGGCGGTTTCCCTGTCGGTTGTTATGGCGGCAAGAAAAAGTATATGAATCGCATCTCCCCTTGCGGAGATGTCTATCAGGCTGGAACTCTGTCCGGCAATCCCGTGGCAATGGCCGCAGGTGTTGCAACACTTCGTGCACTCCAGCAGCAGGATTATGATGCTCTCGAAGCTCGTACCTTGAAGCTCGCACAGGATATGAAAGCCGCCCTTGAAGCTAACGGTTTCAAAATGACTCTGAATCATATCGCATCTATCTTTACCTTGTTCTTTAATGGTAGTGATGTGACTGATTTTGAATCTGCCAAAAAAGGTGATGCTGAGATTTACTCTTCTTTCTATCGTCATATGCGTGAAAAAGGAGTCAATCTTGCACCTTCAAGTTTTGAGTGCACTTTTACCTCCTTTGCCCACAGCGAAGAAGATTACGAAGCGACCCTTGAAGCTGTTAGAAGTTTTAAGGGATAA
- a CDS encoding chemotaxis protein: MLDNDILLDAGTNEFEIIEFFIDDLGSGSANRDYFGINVAKVLEVVEAPSGLEAGEGAPHPSYLGTMSLRDIILPVIDLSVWLGIERKESEFELIVVTEINNVITGFLVTGVTQIHRIGWADLKTPNKYIADMETNCITGTVQMDERFILMIDLERILGELDPEMAERSDGTVYTTQEKFTAVLVDDSASVRALLNRNFEAAGFDVLLYSNGLEAWEGLQGMHSKAQEQGRAITDVIDIIVSDIEMPQMDGYTLTKNVKDHAGLSKLPVILFSSLITKGLYHKGEAVKADDQITKPEFNELTGRAIALIEKYRAEQ, encoded by the coding sequence ATGCTTGATAACGATATTTTACTTGACGCGGGAACCAATGAGTTTGAAATTATTGAGTTCTTTATTGATGACCTTGGAAGCGGATCTGCTAATCGCGACTATTTCGGTATCAACGTAGCCAAAGTTCTTGAGGTTGTTGAAGCCCCGTCTGGGCTGGAGGCTGGAGAAGGTGCTCCGCATCCCAGTTATCTGGGGACTATGTCGCTTAGGGATATTATCCTGCCTGTTATTGATCTTTCGGTGTGGCTTGGAATTGAGCGCAAGGAATCTGAATTTGAGCTGATTGTTGTTACAGAGATAAATAACGTAATAACGGGTTTTCTGGTTACCGGAGTAACTCAAATCCACCGGATAGGCTGGGCAGATCTCAAAACTCCTAATAAATATATTGCTGATATGGAGACCAACTGCATTACCGGTACTGTGCAGATGGATGAACGTTTTATTTTAATGATTGATCTTGAGCGCATTCTTGGTGAGCTTGATCCTGAAATGGCTGAAAGAAGCGACGGAACTGTATATACTACACAGGAAAAATTCACAGCTGTTCTGGTTGACGATTCAGCCTCTGTCCGGGCTTTACTTAATCGAAACTTTGAAGCGGCCGGCTTTGATGTGCTTCTTTACAGCAACGGCCTTGAGGCATGGGAAGGGCTTCAAGGTATGCATAGCAAAGCTCAGGAACAGGGCCGGGCTATTACAGATGTAATTGATATTATTGTATCAGATATTGAGATGCCTCAGATGGACGGCTATACACTGACTAAGAACGTTAAAGACCATGCTGGACTTTCGAAGCTTCCGGTAATTCTTTTTTCATCATTGATAACCAAGGGGCTTTATCACAAGGGTGAGGCCGTTAAAGCTGATGATCAGATAACCAAGCCTGAATTTAACGAGCTTACCGGAAGGGCAATCGCGCTGATCGAAAAGTACAGAGCAGAGCAGTAA
- a CDS encoding cobalt-precorrin 5A hydrolase has translation MRNKIAIYALTAEGAGLASILISKINADLFVLERYSSELSTSFTSLADLVSDKFSAYEAHIFIAASGIAVRMIAPHLKNKAADPAVVVLDQKGQFAVSLVSGHLGGANELARLIGDEIGAVPVITTATDCAGVPAIDLLARENNLVIGDICLIKHINAALLDGDQVAVYDPDGFLNISENDINFYLVDDVEMLGDLRCGVCVDWRIRNLAETVLPLYPRCLALGVGCRRGVPVGEILGLIRSTLDSNGVAVQSISCMGTIDAKSDEQGLIDAAEILGLELNFFSAAELDEIKVAAPSGMVMKHMGVGSVCEAAAMKMANATEILVPKTKSARVTAALAKDA, from the coding sequence GTGAGAAATAAAATAGCAATTTATGCTTTGACTGCTGAAGGAGCAGGGTTAGCATCCATTTTAATTTCAAAAATAAATGCTGATTTGTTTGTTCTGGAACGCTACTCTTCGGAATTGAGCACTTCATTTACTTCTCTGGCCGACCTTGTTTCAGATAAATTTTCAGCTTATGAAGCACATATTTTTATTGCTGCATCGGGCATTGCTGTGCGCATGATTGCACCTCACCTAAAGAACAAAGCTGCGGACCCTGCTGTCGTTGTACTCGATCAAAAAGGGCAGTTCGCAGTGAGCCTTGTTTCAGGACATCTGGGCGGTGCTAATGAACTGGCCCGTTTGATAGGTGATGAAATAGGAGCTGTTCCGGTCATCACCACGGCTACAGATTGCGCGGGAGTGCCCGCAATTGATCTTTTGGCAAGAGAAAATAATCTTGTTATTGGTGATATCTGTTTAATTAAGCATATAAATGCCGCTTTGCTTGATGGTGATCAGGTTGCAGTTTATGATCCAGACGGTTTTTTGAATATAAGCGAAAATGATATAAATTTTTATCTGGTTGATGATGTTGAAATGCTGGGGGATTTGCGTTGCGGAGTCTGTGTTGACTGGCGTATTCGCAATTTGGCAGAAACGGTACTTCCTCTTTATCCACGCTGTCTTGCGCTGGGTGTCGGGTGTCGGCGGGGAGTGCCGGTTGGTGAAATACTGGGTTTGATCAGATCCACTTTGGATAGTAACGGTGTTGCGGTCCAGTCCATTTCCTGCATGGGTACAATTGATGCTAAAAGTGACGAACAGGGGTTGATTGACGCTGCTGAAATTTTAGGCTTGGAGCTGAATTTTTTCAGCGCAGCAGAACTTGATGAAATAAAAGTGGCCGCTCCTTCGGGAATGGTGATGAAACATATGGGAGTCGGCAGCGTATGCGAAGCGGCGGCGATGAAAATGGCAAATGCAACGGAAATACTCGTGCCCAAGACGAAAAGTGCACGGGTAACAGCAGCATTGGCAAAGGATGCTTGA
- a CDS encoding long-chain-fatty-acid--CoA ligase, with translation MELSRPWLDHYDSDVPKSIDITNRPLFEYLDRTAEQWPKRKAIEFQNWSITYGKLQHTAEVMAANLRKQGIEPGDRVAMMLPNTPQMIMTYWAILKAGAVVTLTNPLYMETEIVHQLNDSGAKMLITIDLLWPKVEKLRDKLPVRKYLISRISDTLNFPLNYLYKIKCMRDKNSPRVPYNDTSVLKWDILRAGKETYSAPNIRPEDTALLQYTGGTTGLSKGCNITHANLGANMQQCHAMLNQLGQDREIVLGILPYFHIYGLTVCLNFPTLLGATMVPFPRYVPLDVLKTMHKLKPTLFPGAPSLYISLLQQKELDKFDVASIKYCLSGSAPMPVEAIDEFKKVFGATIVEGFGLTEASPVTHLNPLRGTQKPGSIGMPLPNTDAAIVDMEVGSVPMPPGKMGELIIRGPQVMKGYYNKPDETAGTLRNGWLYTGDIAYMDEEGYFYIVDRKKDMIISSGYNIYPREVDEVLYKHQKILEAVTVGLPHKTRGEIIKVYVVLKKGQSMDRSEVISYCREKLAGYKVPRQVEFRTELPKTMVGKVLRRALREEEAKKRENKG, from the coding sequence GTGGAACTTAGTCGCCCCTGGCTCGATCATTACGATTCTGATGTCCCTAAAAGCATAGACATTACCAACCGTCCGCTGTTCGAATACCTTGACAGGACCGCTGAACAATGGCCCAAACGCAAGGCTATCGAATTTCAAAATTGGTCCATTACTTATGGCAAACTGCAGCATACAGCAGAAGTCATGGCTGCTAACCTGCGCAAACAGGGAATTGAACCGGGTGACAGGGTCGCAATGATGCTCCCCAACACCCCGCAGATGATTATGACATACTGGGCGATCCTCAAAGCCGGAGCCGTGGTTACCCTGACCAACCCGCTTTATATGGAAACCGAGATTGTTCATCAGTTAAATGATTCCGGCGCAAAAATGCTTATCACCATCGACCTGCTCTGGCCAAAGGTTGAAAAGCTTCGCGACAAACTTCCGGTCCGGAAATATTTGATCTCCCGTATCTCGGACACCCTGAATTTTCCCCTTAATTATCTGTACAAAATCAAATGCATGAGGGATAAAAATTCTCCCCGGGTTCCATACAATGACACTTCGGTCCTCAAATGGGACATCTTAAGGGCAGGAAAGGAAACCTACAGTGCACCGAACATTCGTCCGGAAGATACAGCCCTGTTGCAATATACCGGCGGAACAACCGGCCTTTCCAAAGGGTGCAATATAACTCACGCCAACCTCGGCGCGAACATGCAGCAATGTCATGCCATGCTCAACCAGCTGGGGCAGGATCGTGAGATTGTTCTCGGTATTTTGCCTTATTTTCATATTTACGGACTGACCGTCTGTCTAAACTTCCCCACCCTGCTCGGGGCGACAATGGTCCCGTTTCCCCGCTATGTTCCGCTTGATGTACTCAAAACCATGCATAAGCTGAAACCTACACTCTTTCCCGGTGCACCATCACTGTACATATCCCTCCTGCAGCAAAAGGAATTGGATAAGTTCGATGTGGCTTCGATTAAATATTGTCTGTCAGGTTCCGCGCCTATGCCGGTTGAAGCAATTGATGAGTTTAAAAAAGTTTTCGGGGCAACCATAGTTGAAGGATTCGGCCTGACCGAAGCCTCACCTGTTACCCATCTGAATCCACTGCGCGGAACACAAAAACCCGGTTCAATAGGAATGCCGCTGCCCAACACTGACGCCGCCATTGTCGACATGGAGGTAGGCAGCGTTCCCATGCCTCCGGGCAAAATGGGAGAGCTGATAATCCGCGGGCCGCAGGTTATGAAGGGATACTACAACAAACCCGATGAAACCGCCGGAACCTTACGCAACGGCTGGCTTTATACCGGCGACATCGCATATATGGATGAAGAGGGATACTTTTACATAGTCGACCGCAAGAAAGATATGATCATCTCCAGCGGTTATAATATCTACCCCCGCGAAGTTGATGAAGTTCTTTACAAGCACCAGAAAATTCTGGAAGCCGTAACCGTAGGACTGCCGCATAAAACACGCGGCGAAATTATCAAAGTCTACGTTGTACTAAAAAAAGGGCAGTCAATGGACCGCTCTGAAGTAATCTCATATTGTCGCGAAAAGCTGGCCGGATACAAAGTTCCCAGACAGGTTGAATTCCGCACAGAACTGCCGAAAACTATGGTCGGTAAAGTTTTAAGACGCGCCCTGCGCGAAGAAGAAGCAAAGAAAAGAGAAAATAAAGGCTGA
- the cobJ gene encoding precorrin-3B C(17)-methyltransferase, whose protein sequence is MRSGGDENGKCNGNTRAQDEKCTGNSSIGKGCLKVIGLGPGDECLLAPQARNAIEQSDAVVGYTGYIKLIPQDLLEGREVLSTGMMAEVKRCRKAVEAAACGKDVVMVCSGDPGIYAMAGLVMEILEAGDLFDKVGFEVIPGIPAFTAAAALLGAPLMHDFASVSLSDLLTPWEKIVMRLEAAAQADFVIAIYNPRSKKRAGHLSEAISILKKHRTGTTPVGIVNKAYRTGQKVQVVSLDTVNEQDVDMQTVLIVGNSSTRLAGGRMLTPRGYAGKYDI, encoded by the coding sequence ATGCGAAGCGGCGGCGATGAAAATGGCAAATGCAACGGAAATACTCGTGCCCAAGACGAAAAGTGCACGGGTAACAGCAGCATTGGCAAAGGATGCTTGAAAGTAATAGGTCTCGGGCCGGGTGATGAATGTCTGCTTGCTCCGCAGGCCAGAAATGCTATTGAGCAGTCCGATGCTGTGGTTGGTTATACTGGATACATTAAGCTGATTCCGCAGGATCTGCTGGAAGGGAGGGAGGTTCTTTCCACCGGCATGATGGCGGAAGTTAAGCGTTGCCGCAAAGCAGTTGAGGCAGCTGCCTGCGGTAAAGATGTGGTTATGGTTTGTAGCGGTGATCCCGGTATTTATGCTATGGCTGGTCTGGTGATGGAAATACTTGAAGCCGGAGATCTGTTTGATAAAGTCGGATTTGAAGTAATCCCCGGAATACCGGCGTTTACAGCCGCAGCGGCTTTGCTGGGTGCTCCGCTTATGCATGACTTTGCTTCTGTCAGTTTAAGCGACCTGCTTACGCCCTGGGAAAAAATTGTAATGCGGCTTGAAGCTGCTGCGCAGGCCGATTTTGTTATCGCCATATACAACCCCCGTTCAAAAAAGAGGGCTGGGCATTTGAGCGAGGCTATAAGTATTTTAAAAAAACACCGGACGGGAACAACACCGGTAGGGATTGTTAACAAAGCTTATCGGACAGGCCAGAAAGTTCAGGTTGTTAGCCTTGATACGGTAAATGAACAGGATGTTGATATGCAGACTGTTTTGATTGTGGGTAATTCATCTACAAGGCTGGCAGGCGGCAGAATGCTTACTCCCCGTGGCTATGCAGGAAAGTACGATATCTGA